The proteins below are encoded in one region of Streptomyces roseirectus:
- a CDS encoding thioesterase family protein gives MTAGSYYERIDDHRFKPTHLAQGAWAPDEQHFSPLGGLIVHAMDRHLADRPGLLLSRLSYDILGRLALDECEVTVETVRPGRTIELIEAVVHISGRPVVRARGWLLTAVDTTSVAGGTGLSLPAPETSPAWAMSETWPGGYVASLDVRTPVAPEPGRGTAWLSTPHTLVAGEPVSNLASFLTLVDTANGIAVRQQPTEWMFPNVDLTIHLHRQPEGSWTGLDTTVSFGPTGQGLTSTVLYDVAGPVGTAQQILTVRPAPGK, from the coding sequence TTGACCGCCGGCAGCTATTACGAGCGCATCGACGACCACCGCTTCAAGCCGACGCACCTCGCGCAGGGTGCCTGGGCTCCGGACGAGCAGCACTTCAGTCCGCTGGGCGGTCTGATCGTCCACGCCATGGACCGCCACCTCGCCGACCGGCCGGGGCTGCTGCTCTCCCGCCTCAGCTACGACATCCTGGGCCGGCTGGCGCTGGACGAGTGCGAGGTCACGGTCGAGACCGTCCGGCCGGGCCGCACGATCGAGCTGATCGAGGCCGTCGTCCACATCTCCGGCCGCCCCGTGGTCCGCGCGCGCGGCTGGCTGCTGACGGCCGTCGACACCACGTCGGTCGCGGGCGGTACGGGGCTGTCGCTGCCGGCGCCGGAGACGTCGCCGGCCTGGGCGATGAGCGAGACGTGGCCCGGCGGGTACGTGGCCTCCCTCGACGTCCGCACCCCGGTGGCGCCCGAGCCGGGGCGGGGCACCGCGTGGCTCTCCACGCCGCACACCCTCGTCGCCGGGGAGCCCGTGAGCAACCTCGCCTCGTTCCTGACGCTCGTCGACACGGCCAACGGCATCGCCGTGCGGCAGCAGCCGACGGAGTGGATGTTCCCCAACGTGGACCTCACGATCCACCTGCACCGCCAGCCCGAGGGCTCCTGGACGGGGCTCGACACGACCGTATCGTTCGGGCCGACGGGGCAGGGGCTGACCAGCACGGTGCTGTACGACGTCGCCGGGCCGGTGGGGACGGCGCAGCAGATCCTCACGGTGCGGCCGGCGCCGGGGAAGTAG
- a CDS encoding sensor histidine kinase: MRSTVRGFAVGALLAAAFVDLLVVHLAGAALPLPALAVGTGLAAVLWPAGRRPPWLTPQARTAVPALLSLLCTATAVARHRDVPFGPGEVALLLCLLFNAVRHVPARWAAVCAVLDAGALLATPARYVSTPAGDEGTVYVAVGLLLAVSVAGFAGYLRSLDFRRAVAVAETRRQERVAIAADLHDFVAHHVTGILVQTQMARMMTAGSREGLDPVLGGIQDAATEALASMRRTLGVLRESEPAAHRPVGDLAGIGELARGFAGTPVTLRRDDGVHDELPHEVQAAAYRVVQEALTNARRHAGDATEITVTLRLAGPCLEVTVSDDGRGGAPLPDEARGGGFGLVGLRERVTALGGELEAGPGEKGWRVRALLPV, from the coding sequence ATGCGATCCACCGTCCGGGGCTTCGCCGTCGGCGCCCTGCTCGCGGCGGCCTTCGTCGACCTCCTCGTCGTCCACCTCGCCGGCGCCGCCCTGCCGCTGCCCGCCCTGGCCGTCGGCACCGGCCTCGCCGCCGTCCTGTGGCCCGCCGGGCGCCGCCCGCCCTGGCTCACCCCGCAGGCGCGCACCGCCGTCCCCGCCCTGCTGTCCCTGCTCTGCACGGCGACGGCGGTGGCACGGCACCGGGACGTCCCCTTCGGGCCCGGGGAGGTGGCGCTGCTGCTGTGCCTGCTGTTCAACGCGGTGCGGCACGTGCCGGCGCGCTGGGCGGCGGTGTGCGCGGTCCTTGACGCGGGCGCGCTGCTCGCGACACCGGCCCGGTACGTGTCCACGCCCGCGGGGGACGAGGGGACGGTGTACGTCGCCGTCGGGCTGCTGCTGGCCGTCTCCGTCGCCGGGTTCGCCGGGTATCTGCGGTCGCTGGACTTCCGGCGGGCCGTCGCCGTCGCGGAGACGCGCCGTCAGGAGCGGGTGGCGATCGCGGCGGACCTGCACGACTTCGTCGCCCACCACGTCACCGGGATCCTCGTGCAGACGCAGATGGCCCGCATGATGACCGCCGGGTCCCGCGAAGGACTCGACCCGGTCCTCGGGGGCATCCAGGACGCGGCCACCGAAGCGCTCGCGTCGATGCGGCGCACCCTCGGGGTCCTGCGCGAGTCCGAGCCGGCCGCGCACCGGCCGGTGGGCGACCTCGCCGGGATCGGGGAACTGGCACGGGGCTTCGCCGGCACACCCGTGACCCTGCGGCGCGACGACGGCGTCCACGACGAACTGCCGCACGAGGTCCAGGCCGCCGCCTACCGCGTCGTCCAGGAAGCCCTCACCAACGCGCGCCGGCACGCGGGCGACGCCACCGAGATCACCGTCACCCTGCGCCTGGCCGGGCCGTGTCTTGAGGTGACCGTCAGCGACGACGGGCGCGGCGGGGCACCGCTCCCGGACGAGGCGCGCGGCGGCGGCTTCGGCCTGGTCGGACTGCGGGAGCGGGTCACGGCACTGGGCGGGGAACTGGAGGCGGGGCCGGGGGAGAAGGGGTGGCGGGTGCGGGCACTGCTGCCGGTGTGA
- a CDS encoding MarR family winged helix-turn-helix transcriptional regulator: protein MEPTPRWLTPEERRAWLAYVEFSTHLADHLNRQLRRDAGMTHTDYVLLAILSESPDRKLTMSELAERLRITRSRLTHAVTRLQESGYVDREDCPHNRRTQLAVLTPDGMRLLEQVAPGHVEAVRQAVFDALTPDQVTQLAEIGEAVNTALHRIDADSDHDRTLPWRRR from the coding sequence ATGGAACCGACGCCGCGCTGGCTCACCCCCGAGGAACGCAGGGCATGGCTCGCCTACGTCGAGTTCTCCACCCACCTCGCCGACCACCTCAACCGCCAGTTGCGCCGCGACGCCGGCATGACCCACACGGACTACGTCCTGCTGGCGATCCTCTCGGAGTCCCCCGACCGCAAGCTGACCATGTCGGAGCTGGCCGAACGCCTGCGCATCACCCGCAGCCGCCTCACCCACGCGGTCACCCGGCTCCAGGAGTCCGGCTACGTCGACCGCGAGGACTGCCCTCACAACCGCCGCACCCAGCTCGCCGTCCTCACCCCCGACGGCATGCGCCTGCTGGAACAGGTCGCCCCCGGCCACGTCGAAGCGGTCCGCCAGGCGGTCTTCGACGCCCTCACCCCGGACCAGGTGACCCAGCTCGCCGAGATCGGCGAAGCCGTCAACACCGCCCTCCACCGCATCGACGCGGACAGCGACCACGACCGGACCCTGCCCTGGCGCAGACGCTGA
- a CDS encoding TauD/TfdA dioxygenase family protein: MESYEREALEAVTTRPAHPYRTLTVERITPVLGAEVSGVDLAREIPEDQLEEIRTAFRDHHVLVFRDQKITPEDHKRFAAAFGELRPVNPPPPEGDPHILEIRTTSAAANVAGNGWHADGTADAEPSLGSMLHITEIPEPGCGGDTLFANMHLAYAMLSPAMRALLDPLTAIHDGAQALAGYPLPPDYVVPKSEHPVVARHPETDRPLLYVNKAYTSRIPQLSADESRALLDLLFDTIARRPVLHCRVRWAPDTLVFWDNRCVQHHATYDYYPYARYGRRVAINGGPVKG; this comes from the coding sequence ATGGAGTCGTACGAGCGCGAAGCGCTGGAAGCGGTGACCACACGTCCCGCGCACCCCTACCGCACACTCACCGTCGAACGGATCACGCCCGTGCTGGGCGCGGAGGTCTCCGGCGTCGACCTGGCGCGGGAGATCCCGGAGGACCAGCTGGAGGAGATCCGGACCGCCTTCCGCGACCACCACGTCCTCGTCTTCCGCGACCAGAAGATCACCCCCGAGGACCACAAGCGCTTCGCCGCCGCCTTCGGCGAACTGCGCCCCGTCAACCCGCCGCCGCCCGAGGGCGACCCGCACATCCTGGAGATCCGCACGACGTCGGCCGCCGCGAACGTGGCCGGCAACGGCTGGCACGCGGACGGCACCGCCGACGCCGAACCCTCCCTGGGCTCGATGCTCCACATCACCGAGATCCCCGAACCGGGCTGCGGCGGCGACACCCTGTTCGCCAACATGCACCTCGCCTACGCGATGCTCTCCCCGGCGATGCGCGCCCTGCTGGACCCGCTGACCGCGATCCACGACGGCGCGCAGGCCCTCGCGGGCTACCCGCTGCCCCCGGACTACGTCGTCCCCAAGAGCGAACACCCGGTCGTCGCCCGCCACCCCGAGACCGACCGCCCGCTGCTGTACGTCAACAAGGCGTACACCAGCCGCATCCCGCAGCTGTCCGCCGACGAGAGCCGGGCCCTGCTCGACCTGCTCTTCGACACGATCGCCCGCAGGCCGGTCCTGCACTGCCGGGTCCGCTGGGCCCCGGACACGCTCGTCTTCTGGGACAACCGGTGCGTCCAGCACCACGCGACGTACGACTACTACCCCTACGCCCGCTACGGCCGGCGCGTCGCCATCAACGGCGGGCCCGTCAAGGGCTGA
- the gndA gene encoding NADP-dependent phosphogluconate dehydrogenase, protein MSASASIGVTGLGVMGRNLARNFARHGYTVAVHNRSAGRTRALVQEFGHEGEFVAAETAAEFVAALERPRRLMLMVQAGEATDAVIEEFAPLLEPGDMIIDGGNAHFADTRRREAALREQGIHFVGVGVSGGEEGALHGPSVMPGGSVESYAVLGPMFEAISAKVDGEPCATHIGADGAGHFVKMVHNGIEYADMQLIAEAYDLLRQVGGYGPAEIADIFREWNQGRLGSYLIEITAEVLGHTDAVTGGPFVDVVVDRAGQKGTGRWTVQTALDLAAPVTAISQATFARAASGQTALRAAYRGLPGGTTPVLSRTEAARFASQVENALYASKVIAYDQGWSMIQDAAKEYGWDIDLAAVARIWRGGCIIRASFLDRIRAAYAQDPALVSLLTEKDFAQEITDAQVPWREIVAMAARRGIPVPAFSAALSYYDTLRAERLPAALLQGQRDFFGAHTYGRVDKPGMFHTHWADADRPETDA, encoded by the coding sequence ATGAGCGCTTCCGCATCGATCGGCGTCACCGGACTCGGGGTCATGGGCCGCAACCTGGCCCGCAACTTCGCGCGCCACGGGTACACGGTCGCCGTCCACAACCGGAGCGCGGGGCGTACGCGCGCGCTCGTTCAAGAGTTCGGCCACGAGGGGGAGTTCGTCGCGGCGGAGACGGCTGCGGAGTTCGTCGCGGCGTTGGAGCGGCCGCGTCGGCTGATGCTGATGGTGCAGGCGGGGGAGGCGACGGACGCGGTGATCGAGGAGTTCGCGCCGCTCCTTGAGCCGGGCGACATGATCATCGACGGGGGCAACGCGCACTTCGCCGACACGCGTCGGCGGGAGGCCGCGCTGCGTGAACAGGGCATCCATTTCGTGGGTGTTGGTGTCTCCGGGGGTGAGGAGGGGGCGCTGCACGGGCCGTCGGTCATGCCGGGCGGGTCGGTGGAGTCGTATGCCGTGCTGGGGCCGATGTTCGAGGCGATCAGCGCGAAGGTGGACGGGGAGCCGTGTGCCACGCACATCGGGGCTGACGGTGCCGGGCACTTCGTGAAGATGGTGCACAACGGCATCGAGTACGCCGACATGCAACTCATCGCGGAGGCCTATGACTTGCTGCGGCAGGTCGGGGGGTACGGGCCGGCGGAGATCGCGGACATCTTCCGGGAGTGGAACCAGGGGCGGCTGGGGTCGTACCTGATCGAGATCACGGCCGAGGTGCTGGGGCACACGGACGCGGTGACGGGTGGGCCGTTCGTGGACGTCGTCGTGGACCGTGCCGGGCAGAAGGGCACCGGGCGGTGGACGGTGCAGACGGCGCTGGACCTCGCCGCGCCGGTGACGGCGATCTCGCAGGCCACGTTCGCGCGTGCCGCGTCGGGGCAGACCGCTTTGCGGGCGGCGTATCGGGGGTTGCCGGGCGGGACGACGCCGGTGTTGAGCCGGACCGAGGCGGCGCGGTTCGCCTCGCAGGTGGAGAACGCGCTGTACGCGTCGAAGGTGATCGCGTACGACCAGGGGTGGTCGATGATCCAGGACGCGGCGAAGGAGTACGGCTGGGACATCGACCTCGCCGCCGTCGCCCGCATCTGGCGCGGCGGCTGCATCATCCGGGCGTCGTTCCTCGACCGCATCCGGGCCGCCTATGCACAGGACCCGGCGCTGGTCAGCCTGTTGACCGAGAAGGACTTCGCTCAGGAGATCACGGACGCGCAGGTCCCGTGGCGCGAGATCGTCGCGATGGCCGCCCGCCGGGGCATCCCGGTCCCCGCGTTCTCGGCCGCCCTGTCCTACTACGACACCCTGCGCGCCGAACGCCTCCCGGCCGCCCTGCTCCAGGGCCAGCGGGACTTCTTCGGCGCGCACACCTACGGCCGCGTCGACAAGCCCGGCATGTTCCACACGCACTGGGCGGACGCGGACCGGCCCGAGACCGACGCGTAG
- a CDS encoding glycoside hydrolase family 43 protein yields MSWPGQHLSRRRALAGGAGLIVGAALPFTAEAATTYTNPVLWQDFADIDVIRVGDTFYYSASTMHYSPGAPILRSYDLVNWEFAGHSLPTLDFGAKYDLNGGRGYVRGVWASSLAYRPANRTFYWLGQIDFARTYLYTAPAVEGPWTRLASLGNVYYDAGLLVDTDDTMYVAYGNTTISVAQLAPDGRSQVRAQQVFSTPSSIGTLEGARFYKINGSYYIFLTRPANGQYILKSSGGPFGPYTLRQLLLNLPGPVPGGGVPHQGGLVQTQAGAWYYLAFVDAYPGGRIPVLAPVTWTSDGWPVLQLVNGAWGTSYPSPALPTPPRQVAPMIGVDTFDGTTLKPKWEWNHNPDTTKWSVNNGLTLSTATVTDDLYWARNTLTHRIQGPSSTATVTLDIAAMRDGDRAGLALLRDSSAWIGVKREGTATRLVMVNGLTMDGSWNTTGKGTEAASVPVTATRVWLRVKADIRPGSGRQGAFSYSLDGVTFTRLGPAFSMVNSWQFFMGYRFALFNHATRALGGSIRVPRFEVSVP; encoded by the coding sequence ATGTCATGGCCGGGACAACACCTCAGCAGGCGCAGAGCGCTGGCGGGCGGTGCCGGGCTGATCGTGGGGGCGGCGCTGCCGTTCACCGCGGAGGCGGCCACCACGTACACCAACCCCGTGCTGTGGCAGGACTTCGCCGACATCGACGTCATCCGGGTCGGCGACACGTTCTACTACTCCGCCTCGACGATGCACTACTCCCCCGGCGCCCCGATCCTGCGCTCGTACGACCTGGTCAACTGGGAGTTCGCGGGCCACTCGCTGCCGACGCTGGACTTCGGCGCGAAGTACGACCTGAACGGCGGCCGGGGCTACGTGCGCGGCGTGTGGGCGTCGTCGCTGGCGTACCGCCCGGCCAACCGGACGTTCTACTGGCTCGGCCAGATCGACTTCGCGCGGACGTACCTCTACACCGCGCCGGCCGTCGAGGGTCCGTGGACCCGGCTGGCGTCGCTGGGGAACGTGTACTACGACGCGGGCCTGCTGGTCGACACGGACGACACGATGTACGTCGCGTACGGCAACACCACCATCAGCGTCGCCCAGTTGGCGCCGGACGGCCGCAGCCAGGTGCGCGCGCAGCAGGTGTTCTCCACCCCGTCGAGCATCGGGACGCTGGAGGGCGCCCGCTTCTACAAGATCAACGGCAGCTACTACATCTTCCTGACCCGCCCGGCGAACGGCCAGTACATCCTGAAGTCGTCCGGCGGTCCCTTCGGCCCGTACACGCTGCGGCAGTTGCTGCTGAACCTGCCGGGCCCGGTCCCCGGCGGCGGCGTCCCGCACCAGGGCGGCCTGGTCCAGACGCAGGCCGGCGCCTGGTACTACCTCGCCTTCGTGGACGCCTACCCCGGCGGCCGGATCCCCGTCCTCGCGCCGGTCACCTGGACGTCCGACGGCTGGCCGGTGCTCCAGCTCGTCAACGGCGCCTGGGGGACCTCGTACCCGAGCCCGGCGCTGCCGACGCCGCCGCGCCAGGTCGCGCCGATGATCGGCGTCGACACCTTCGACGGGACGACGCTGAAGCCGAAGTGGGAGTGGAACCACAACCCGGACACCACCAAGTGGTCGGTGAACAACGGCCTGACGCTGTCCACGGCGACGGTCACCGACGACCTGTACTGGGCCCGCAACACCCTCACCCACCGCATCCAGGGCCCCTCCTCGACGGCGACCGTGACCCTGGACATCGCCGCGATGCGCGACGGCGACCGCGCCGGACTCGCGCTGCTGCGGGACTCCTCCGCGTGGATCGGCGTCAAGCGTGAGGGCACGGCGACGCGCCTCGTGATGGTGAACGGGCTGACGATGGACGGGAGTTGGAACACGACGGGGAAGGGCACGGAGGCCGCGAGCGTGCCCGTGACCGCCACCCGCGTCTGGCTGCGCGTGAAGGCGGACATCCGCCCCGGTTCAGGGCGCCAGGGCGCCTTCTCCTACAGCCTCGACGGCGTCACGTTCACCCGGCTCGGCCCGGCGTTCTCGATGGTCAACTCCTGGCAGTTCTTCATGGGTTACCGCTTCGCCCTCTTCAACCACGCCACCCGGGCGCTCGGCGGTTCGATCCGCGTCCCGCGGTTCGAGGTGTCGGTGCCCTGA
- a CDS encoding endo-1,4-beta-xylanase: protein MHPHTRQPALLGALVVATLLAGGTAATAVPQEAPAVKASTLGAQAAQSGRYFGTAVAANKLGDSTYSSLLNREFNQVTAENEMKWQTVEPSRGSFNFGPGDRIANQATSHGQRLRGHTMVWHSQLPGWVGSIGDANTLRSVMNNHIAQLANRYKGRIHSWDVVNEAFADGGSGGRRATVFQNVLGDGYIETAFRTARTADPAAKLCYNDYSIEDWNAAKTQGVYRMVRDFKSRGVPIDCVGFQAHFGAGGPPSTFRTTLSNFAALGVDVQITELDIAQAGTGAYANAVRACLDVARCNGITVWGIRDSDSWRSGENPLLFDRNGAKKPAYNSVLTTMGGTPALGVR from the coding sequence ATGCATCCCCACACCCGCCAACCGGCCCTGCTGGGCGCCCTGGTCGTCGCCACGCTGCTCGCGGGCGGCACCGCGGCGACCGCCGTCCCGCAGGAGGCGCCCGCCGTCAAGGCGTCGACGCTCGGGGCCCAAGCCGCCCAGTCGGGGCGGTACTTCGGCACGGCGGTCGCCGCGAACAAGCTGGGCGACTCGACGTACTCGTCCCTCCTGAACCGGGAGTTCAACCAGGTCACCGCCGAGAACGAGATGAAGTGGCAGACGGTCGAACCGTCGCGCGGCTCGTTCAACTTCGGCCCCGGGGACCGGATCGCGAACCAGGCGACGTCGCACGGCCAGCGGCTGCGCGGGCACACGATGGTCTGGCACTCCCAACTCCCGGGCTGGGTCGGCTCGATCGGCGACGCGAACACGCTGCGCAGCGTGATGAACAACCACATCGCGCAGCTCGCGAACCGCTACAAGGGCCGGATCCACTCGTGGGACGTCGTCAACGAGGCGTTCGCGGACGGCGGCAGCGGCGGACGCCGGGCGACCGTCTTCCAGAACGTGCTGGGCGACGGGTACATCGAGACCGCGTTCCGCACCGCGCGCACCGCCGACCCGGCGGCCAAGCTCTGTTACAACGACTACAGCATCGAGGACTGGAACGCGGCGAAGACGCAGGGCGTCTACCGGATGGTCCGCGACTTCAAGTCCCGTGGCGTGCCGATCGACTGCGTCGGTTTCCAGGCGCACTTCGGCGCGGGCGGCCCGCCGTCGACGTTCCGGACGACGCTGTCGAACTTCGCGGCGCTCGGTGTCGACGTCCAGATCACCGAGCTGGACATCGCTCAGGCCGGGACGGGCGCGTACGCGAACGCCGTGCGGGCGTGTCTCGACGTGGCGCGCTGCAACGGGATCACCGTGTGGGGCATCCGGGACAGCGACTCGTGGCGCAGCGGCGAGAACCCGCTGCTGTTCGACCGTAACGGCGCGAAGAAGCCTGCGTACAACTCCGTCCTGACGACCATGGGCGGCACGCCGGCACTCGGCGTGCGGTGA
- a CDS encoding Lrp/AsnC ligand binding domain-containing protein, producing the protein MDADRDAHREDQQQFERPGETRPGRARGPATRAGPPGGSAGPVRCPAGRCRARRRRGHGRRRRSGDGAAAVVDAVRRPYERRGRVSTVPRNRRLTNVELTGRVGLITGPCLRRVQRLEADVADLAAYETFLSTRVMTIPGIRNIVSHFTMKNIKQVP; encoded by the coding sequence GTGGACGCCGATCGTGACGCCCACCGCGAGGACCAGCAGCAGTTCGAGCGCCCCGGCGAAACGCGGCCAGGGAGAGCGCGGGGGCCAGCCACCAGGGCGGGTCCGCCTGGAGGATCAGCGGGCCCAGTGCGATGCCCAGCGGGAAGATGCCGAGCCCGGCGGAGAAGGGGTCACGGACGCCGTCGGCGATCTGGCGACGGCGCGGCGGCGGTTGTCGACGCGGTACGACGACCGTATGAGCGGAGGGGGCGCGTCTCCACGGTCCCGCGAAACCGGCGCCTCACCAACGTCGAACTCACCGGACGCGTCGGCCTCATCACCGGGCCCTGTCTGCGCCGGGTCCAGCGCCTCGAAGCCGACGTCGCCGACCTCGCCGCGTACGAGACCTTCCTGAGCACCCGGGTCATGACCATCCCCGGCATCAGGAACATCGTCTCCCACTTCACGATGAAGAACATCAAACAAGTCCCCTAG
- a CDS encoding maleylpyruvate isomerase N-terminal domain-containing protein has protein sequence MDLFTQTWTALRAAVAGLADEDFARPSGCTGWLVRDLVCHLVIDAQDVLITLATPTDASPTHDAATYWTLTHTPPTGDDPLDALTVRLAAAYEDPALLAFHLDDVGSAAGRAAQLADPARRVTTQDMVLTAGDYLTAYVLEWTLHHLDLVAHLPDAPGPPAEGLAATRNLLERVTGTALPASFSDPDALLVATGRRAPTPAQRAELGATADLLPFVVG, from the coding sequence GTGGACCTCTTCACCCAGACGTGGACGGCGCTGCGCGCGGCCGTCGCCGGGCTTGCGGACGAGGACTTCGCCCGCCCCTCCGGCTGTACGGGATGGCTGGTGCGGGACCTGGTGTGCCACCTCGTGATCGACGCCCAGGACGTCCTGATCACCCTCGCCACCCCCACCGACGCCTCACCCACCCACGACGCCGCGACCTACTGGACCCTCACCCACACCCCGCCCACCGGCGACGACCCCCTCGACGCCCTGACCGTCCGCCTCGCCGCCGCCTACGAGGACCCGGCGCTGCTCGCCTTCCACCTGGACGACGTCGGATCGGCCGCCGGACGCGCCGCACAACTCGCCGACCCGGCGCGGCGCGTCACCACCCAGGACATGGTCCTCACCGCAGGCGACTACCTCACCGCGTACGTCCTGGAGTGGACGCTGCACCACCTCGACCTCGTCGCCCACCTCCCCGACGCCCCCGGCCCGCCCGCCGAAGGACTCGCCGCCACCCGGAACCTCCTGGAACGCGTCACCGGGACGGCCCTCCCGGCGTCCTTCTCCGACCCGGACGCCCTCCTCGTCGCCACCGGCCGACGCGCACCGACGCCGGCACAGCGGGCCGAACTCGGCGCGACGGCCGACCTGTTGCCGTTCGTCGTGGGGTGA